A stretch of Dyella sp. BiH032 DNA encodes these proteins:
- a CDS encoding sterol desaturase family protein, whose product MSALWSMLVEWFAGHGVLPVLHALHLEGLAGDPKDIAESLLIATLQLCIIGFIFRPLESLVPAERWADRKLTRVDFQYTLMMLVGIFPIFSFLVLTPLANYFGGPDTGPGDASASPLAITHWVPWLKQHPWLLFGCYYVVYDFVYYWMHRLQHALPWWWALHSMHHSQRQMSCWTNDRGSLVDGFLQSMVLATVGIVMGVEPDQFAWLVLLGELVQNFSHANVRIGFGPVFGRIFVDPKFHRLHHMLVDPERPGLHNCNFGQVLSVWDVVFGTSLYGMAPRPTGVGDPTVDADNDHGLIGLHWVAFKRFWGAVRRPSGWRLGEVAFGPGYEPIPVEQVDLHRVVAPSADSPMEINEHTVAVPRAPAA is encoded by the coding sequence ATGTCGGCACTATGGTCAATGCTGGTCGAATGGTTCGCCGGCCATGGCGTTCTTCCTGTTCTGCACGCCCTCCATCTGGAAGGGCTAGCCGGCGATCCGAAGGACATCGCCGAATCGCTGCTGATCGCCACCTTGCAGTTGTGCATCATCGGCTTCATTTTCCGTCCGCTGGAAAGCCTGGTTCCGGCCGAGCGATGGGCCGACCGCAAGCTGACGCGCGTCGATTTCCAGTACACGCTGATGATGCTCGTGGGCATCTTTCCCATCTTCAGCTTCCTGGTGCTGACGCCACTAGCCAATTACTTCGGCGGGCCCGATACCGGCCCCGGCGACGCCAGTGCTTCACCGCTCGCGATCACGCACTGGGTACCCTGGCTGAAGCAACACCCGTGGCTGCTGTTCGGCTGCTATTACGTGGTGTACGACTTCGTCTACTACTGGATGCACCGCCTGCAGCACGCCCTGCCTTGGTGGTGGGCGCTGCACAGCATGCACCACAGCCAGCGCCAGATGAGCTGCTGGACCAACGACCGCGGCAGCCTGGTCGACGGCTTCCTGCAATCGATGGTGCTCGCCACGGTGGGCATCGTGATGGGCGTGGAGCCGGACCAGTTCGCATGGCTCGTGCTGCTGGGAGAGCTGGTGCAGAACTTCTCGCACGCCAACGTGCGCATCGGCTTCGGGCCGGTGTTCGGGCGCATCTTCGTGGATCCCAAGTTCCATCGGCTGCACCACATGCTGGTGGATCCCGAGCGGCCGGGGCTGCACAACTGCAATTTCGGGCAGGTGCTGTCGGTGTGGGATGTGGTGTTTGGGACGTCGCTGTATGGGATGGCGCCGAGGCCGACGGGGGTGGGCGATCCGACGGTGGATGCAGACAACGACCATGGGTTGATCGGGCTGCATTGGGTGGCGTTCAAGCGGTTCTGGGGGGCGGTGCGGAGGCCATCCGGCTGGAGGCTGGGAGAAGTGGCGTTCGGTCCCGGCTACGAGCCGATTCCAGTGGAACAAGTCGATCTCCATCGCGTGGTTGCGCCGAGCGCCGATTCGCCTATGGAGATCAACGAACACACAGTTGCTGTGCCTCGTGCGCCAGCCGCTTGA
- a CDS encoding DUF6289 family protein, whose amino-acid sequence MKRVVLAAMGCMLVSGYAWAVNPGKVNIKNSYYSDASLTTRVGERDYNCQGNLWSWGYQTMYQTFTAQECPDTSGGINTGGDEPPGPPNCTVVYTPYPEAICG is encoded by the coding sequence ATGAAGCGTGTCGTTCTCGCAGCGATGGGATGCATGCTGGTGAGCGGTTACGCATGGGCGGTAAATCCCGGCAAGGTCAACATTAAGAACAGCTATTACAGCGACGCGTCGTTAACCACGCGGGTTGGAGAGCGGGACTATAACTGCCAGGGCAATTTATGGTCTTGGGGTTACCAGACCATGTATCAGACGTTCACGGCTCAAGAGTGCCCGGATACCAGCGGCGGGATTAACACGGGTGGTGATGAACCTCCGGGGCCACCAAATTGCACGGTTGTCTACACGCCTTATCCCGAGGCCATTTGCGGTTAA